The Maridesulfovibrio hydrothermalis AM13 = DSM 14728 DNA window AATTGCCAATGCAGTTATTGAGGCAGAATCTAAAGCTCTCGGTAAATTCACTAAAAAATATCCACTGCTACAAGAAATTCTCACTGATCTGGATGGTCTGCGCAAAAAAAAGTCATCACCGGGTACTGCCCTTGAAGTGATTATCCCGCTTTATAAGCCGATTCTGGTTGCAGCCTATCCTGATGATTACCCTCGCCGTGAAGCCGGCATCGAACAACTCGCCCAAATTGCATCCAATTATGATGATCTGGAAATTTTCCTTGCTGACATGTGCCTTGACCCCGACCAGCACAGCGAAGAAGAAAAAAAAGAGGATGTAGTAACCCTCTCCACCATCCATTCCGCCAAGGGACTGGAATGGAACGCGGTTATCATCATCGATCTGGTGGAAGACCGTTTTCCGTCCAAAAAATCCATGCAAAAACCTCTGGAGTATGAAGAAGAACGCAGATTACTTTATGTTGCCTGCACTCGCGCACGTGAAGAGTTGATTATGTCTGCCCCGGCCTCAATTAATCGCAGGAACACAGATTTTTCAGAGGCAGCAATACCCAGCCCTTTTATACGGGAACTTGATCCGACTCTCTTTGACGAATTGCAGGAATCATATTCCGGCGGCATGAATATGAAAAAAAACAATCCCATAACACCTCCGGTATCTGCAACTTCTGCTTCAAACGAATCAAAGAAAACGAACCTTAAAAAATTCGGACTGTGCAAACATAAGATTTTCGGCAAAGGCAAAATCATAGAAAAAATCGAACCTAACAAAGTCAGAGTAAACTTTCCCGGGTTTGGTCCTAAGGTTATTGTAGAAGACTACCTAGAACTCCTGTAGGAGCTTAAAATGACACAACTCAGCTCGGAACAGGACTTCCTGACCTTAATCGACAAATATTTTCCATCGGAAAACGGTCATATAACTTTGGGGCGCGGTGACGACTGCTCAATACTGCGTACGGACAAAGAGCTTTGTATCAGCAAAGACCTTTTCCTCGAAGATATCCATTTCCGCCGTTCTTATTTTTCCGCGGCCGATATCGGATACAAATCCCTTGCCGTGAACATAAGTGATATTGCAGCAATGGGAGGCCGGCCGAAAGGATTTGAACTGGGACTGATCATACCCCCGAGTCTTGGTATCGATTTCTGGGAGCCGTTCTTTCAGGCAATGTCAGATCTGGCCAAGACTAATAATATTATTTTAGCAGGCGGAGACCTTTCTAAAGGGCAATACTTAGGAATTTCAATTACTGTATGGGGTGAACCTGCTGAGAATGGAATATTTCTTTCACGTGGCAATGCGAAAATTGGCGACATCCTATTTTTGCACGGTCAAGCCGGAATGGCCCGCACCGGACTTCTGGCTTTAGAAGAACTTGGGCCGCAAGCCGCTAAACTATACCCTGAAAGTGTAAAGGCCCATCTTCGCCCGACCATGAGAGTCAAAGAAGGATTAAAGTTAGCCGCCTCCAGCCACGTAAGAGGGCTGATGGACCTCTCTGACGGTCTGGCAAGAGATCTGCCCCGCTTTCTAAACTGCTGTACAGGCAGTCTCGGAGCAGAAATTTCATTACCAGAATCAAGTTTGCACCCCGAAATAATCCACTACGCAAAATCAAAATCAGCTTCAGCCTGCGACCACGCATATCTAGGAGGTGAAGACTACGCCCTCTTCGGCGCAGTATCAGCTAAAGGCTTTAAGGAGCTGACAAGCTCTATCCCCGACTTGAAAGCCATTGGTAAAATAACAGCCGGCAGCAAAATTTATCTCAACGGAGCCATTTACGCTGCCGATGGGTTTGACCATTTTTCAAAGTAATTCAACGACAGCGCTATGCTCAAAAATACCAAGGCATAATCAGGGGGCGTTTTTTTAATCTAGCTCCTGCCGGAACTTTGCTAAAGAAACAAGACTCGGCCCCTTTACCCGCCGTCTGTTAAACTGGACTAAACGCATCAAAAAGAGTCCCAAAGGACTGCTGGAGATGAACATAGATGGACACAACACTGAAAATTATCGGCTATGTCCGCTCTGACTTTAAAAAAAGAACCGAAACCCCCAAACAGGGTGACGAGGGCGGAATTGAGGCAACAGTAGAAATAAACGAAGAATACGCCGAAGCGATGCAGGGACTGACAGTGGGGCTGGAAATAGTACTTCTGACATGGCTGCACGGAGCAGATAGAAGCTATAAAAAAGTTCATCCACGGGGCGATGAATCAAAACCGAAACGGGGAGTATTCTCAACCCGTTCACCTGACCGTCCAAATCCTGTGGGGATTCATCCGGTGACCATTACTGACATTGACGGGCTGAAAATAAAGGTCCATCCACTTGAAGCAATAGACGGAACTCCACTGGTAGACATAAAAAATGACTACCACCCTAAAAATAGATAGAAAACACCATCCTGCGAGGTCGGTTTAATATGGACCGACCGCGCATGGGGTATTCCACCGATACAGGTATCGTGAAATCTCCGGGAGAATATTACCGTGGACGGTAAGTAATTCTGCCGCGAGTCAGATCATATGGGGAAAGCTCTACTGTAACTTTATCTCCGGGCATAACTCTAATACGAAATTTACGCATTTTGCCGGAAATATGAGCCAGAACAACATGACCATTTTCAAGCTCTACACGAAACATAGCGTTAGGGAGAGCTTCTTCTACGGTACCGTTAACTGCAATTCCTTCTTCTTTAGCCAAAACGTATCCTCTTATCTCATTAATTTACATGTAAAAAACCCGCACTCGCAATTGCGACAGCGGGCTTAATTTTGATTTTCTCCGGAATGCGGAAACTATCAAGACTGTCTTTAGGTACAAAATTGGTTTCGGCGAGAAAAAATGTTTCTCACCTGCCCAAAGGGGCTTTATACCAATTCGCTACAAATTACCAGCGTCTAGGACGCTCTTCCCTGGGGCGGGCTTCATTTACTTTCAAATTACGTCCACCGAAATCGTTTCCGTCAAGGCTTTCAATAGCTTTAATGGCACCGTCGTCTTCCATTTCAACAAAACCGAATCCGCGGGGGCGGCCTGTTTCACGATCAGTAATCAATTTAACAGAAATTACTTCGCCAAACTCTTCAAACAGTACCTTTACATCTTCCTCAGAAGCACTCCAGGGAAGGTTGCCCACGTAAATGTTTTTCGACATTTCTTAAAACTCCATAAAGCGTTAAAACTTAAACCAAACCAGACAGCCGCCCTCGAATTTTAACTATTCGTCACGCACATTGGCACAAACCAAGAGCATCACCCTGATACATGCCAATTCAACTAAATACCTATACAGACAATCTATGATATTCGCTGACATCCGGTATCCTATTTAAGCGCATAACGCACTACAGACAAAAGAGCAATAGGCCTGCGTAAAAAAGGTTATCAAGGTAACATCTTTTTCACACAGGCCCATTAAATTCAAAAATGGCTGAGGCTTACTTCTTGAGCCAGCTCATCATTTTACGGAGTTCAGTACCGACTTCTTCGATCTGATGCTCTCTGTTAATGCGGCGCATGGCGCTGAAATGAGCCTTTCCGGACTGGTTTTCCACCATGAACTCTTTAGCAAACTCACCCTGCTGGATTTCCTTAAGGATCTTTTTCATTTCCTTGCGGCTTTCTTCGTTGATAACACGAGGCCCACGAGTCAGATCACCATATTCAGCAGTATCGGAGATGGAGTCACGCATCTTGGCAAGACCACCTTCGTAAATAAGGTCGATGATGAGTTTACACTCATGCAGACACTCAAAGTATGCGATTTCAGGTCTGTAACCTGCTTCAACCAGAGTTTCAAAACCGGCCTTGATCAACTCGCTCAGACCGCCGCAGAGAACTGCCTGCTCACCGAAAAGATCAGTTTCAGTTTCTTCACGGAAAGTAGTTTCGAGAACACCGGAGCGGGTTGCACCGATGCCTTTTGCGTAAGCAAGAGCAATGTCAAAAGCTTTACCGGAAGCATCCTGGTCAACAGCAATAATTGCAGGAACGGCTCCGCCCTCAGTGTAGGTACGGCGTACCAGATGACCGGGGCCTTTCGGAGCAGCCAGAATTACATCGATATCGGCATCAGGAACGATCTGCTCAAAATGCACGTTAAAGCCGTGACCGAAAGCAAGCACGTTGCCGGGCTTGAGGTGAGGCTTGATATCATTTTTGTAGACTTCAGCCTGAACCTGATCAGGCAGAAGAACCATAATCAGGTCTGCCGCAGCAGCGGCTTCTGCCGCACTGACAGGCTCAAAACCGTGTTCTTTAGCCAGTTCGTAGTTAGCACCGCCGGGACGCTGCCCGACCACAACTTTGATACCGGAATCACGCAGGTTCTGTGCGTGGGCATGGCCCTGACTTCCGTAACCGATAATTGCAACTGTCTTATCTTTCAACAGATTTAAGTCAGCATCATCTTCATAATAAACTTTCATTGCTTTCTCCTGATTTTTCTCTTTCATTCGGACACGAAACTTGAAAATAGTTTCCCGACAGGCCCTATACTAAAAAAAAGGCCGGCCAGAGTGCACTTCTATGCCGAAATGATGGTTGAAATTCTAATTAAGCTTGCAGGGCGCGCTTCATAGCGACTGTACCTGTACGGGCAATTTCCTTGATGCCGAACCTTACCAGCAAATTGATCAATGCTTCAATTTTGCCAAGGTCGCCAGTAACTTCGATGGATAATTCATCGACACTGACATCAACAACTTTGCAACGAAAGATATCCACAATACGCAATATTTCCGCTCGCTTAGCATCTTCTGCATGAACCTTGATGATGACCATTTCGCGCTCAACAGCTTTGTGTTCTGTGAGGTCAACCACCTTGATTACAGTGACAAGCTTTCTGAGCTGCTTAACAATCTGCTCAATAATCTGCTCATCGCCGATGGTGGTGATGGTCATATGGGATACTCCATCTTCCAGAGTGGTAGCAACGTTGAGGGATTCGATATTGAATCCACGCCCGCTGAAAAGTCCTACAACTCTGGAAAGAACTCCCGGCTCGTTTTCCACTGTAACGGATAAAGTATGTCTCATTACTTACATCCCTCCTAAACGAGCAGCATATCGGTTAACGAAGCACCGGCAGGAACCATAGGATAAACATTTTCCTCCGGGTCCACACGGACATCGACAATCACAGGCTTATTGAGGGCAAACGCCTCCTTGAGCACCGGTTCAACATCCTTTTCTTCGGTAACACGAAAACCCGCAGCTCCGTAAGCTTCAGCCAGCTTAACAAAGTCAGGCTGAGCATCCATACAGGTTTCGCTGTAATTACGATCGTAAAAAAGCTCCTGCCACTGACGCACCATTCCGAGATATCCATTATTTAGAATAACAATTTTTACAGGAAGGTTGTTGCAGACAGCAGTCATCATTTCCTGAATATTCATTTGAATAGAACCGTCTCCGGCGATATTCACAACAAGCTTGTCAGGGAAGGCCATCTGCGCACCGATGGCAGCGGGAAATCCGTATCCCATAGTTCCAAGCCCGCCTGATGACAGGAAGGTCTTTGAGCGTTTATATTTATAAAACTGGGCAGCCCACATCTGGTTCTGGCCCACTTCGGTAGCAATAATTGCATCTCCCTCACTGATTTCGTAGATTTTTTCTACAACATACTGAGGTTTAATCAACTTGCTGCCTTTCTTGTAGCGCAGAGGGTGAAGATCAGCCCATTCCTGAACTTGACGGACCCATACGGCATGGGACATTTCCCAGTCGACCGAGTCCAGATTCGGCTCCATCTCACTCTTTAATGCGGACAGTGCACTTTTGCAGTCAGCGACCAAAGGCACATGCACGGCTACGTTCTTTTGAATTGAAGTGGGGTCAATATCGATATGAACAAGAGTGGCTTTAGGGGCAAAAGTATCTACTTTGCCCGTGACACGGTCATCGAACCTCGCTCCGATTGCCAGAACGAGGTCCGCGTTATTAATGGCCATGTTTGCGGCATAGGTTCCATGCATCCCGAGCATCCCCAGAAAAAGGGAATCATCACCGGGAAAAGCCCCCAGCCCCATGAGAGTAGCAGTCACCGGAATGTTCAGACTCCTGGCGAGCCATGTCAATTCATCCTCAGCTCCGGAACTGATAACCCCGCCGCCGGCATAAATCAAGGGTCTTTCCGCCTTCTCGATTAATTGGGCAACTTTTTTAATCTGGCGCGTGTGCGGTTTCAGATTAGGGTTGTAGCTCCGCAGCGTCACATCTTCAGGCCAGACAAACTCGACCTTTTGCTGCATAACATCTTTGGGAAGGTCCACAAGAACCGGACCGGGCCTGCCGGAACGGGCCAGATAAAAGGCCTGTCTGACAGTATAGGCAAGGTCTTTTATGTCCTTAACCAGATAGTTATGCTTGGTGCAGGGTCTGGTGATTCCTACAATATCCACTTCCTGAAACGCATCGTTTCCAATTAGCGGGGTAGGAACCTGTCCGGTAAAAATCACCACCGGAATTGAATCCATGTATGCAGTTGCAATGCCGGTCACGGTATTGGTTGCGCCGGGACCGGATGTCACAAGGCAGACTCCGGCTTCGCCGGTAGCCCGTGCGTAGCCGTCAGCTGCATGGATTGCGCCCTGTTCGTGCCTTACTAATATGTGCTTAAACGGATAATTGGGCAGTTCATTGTATATATCGAGCACAGCTCCACCCGGGAACCCGAATACAACGTCAACACCCTCCTTTTTCAGACATTCAAGAAATATCTGAGCTCCGGTGAGCTCCATGGCTTACTCCCTTCTATTTATGCTTTTCAAGCAATGCGTGTAATTTTGTCTTGCCGGCCAGCTTTTTCTTCTTCAGTTCTTTTACTTCCTGAGTTTCAGTTTCATTGAGGTAGGACTTGCGTTCCATCTTATCAATAATTTTCTGATAATTTTTGTGCTGAGCCCATAGGGAGTCGATTTCGCTGTCCTGTCCAACTAGTTGCTCGATCAGATCAATGTCTTTCTGTTCCATTTGAAACTCCTTTTGCAGAGGTTTGCATTCAGACACCGGTCGGAATAATTCCATCCCAGTGCGGTTCAACATCGGACTCAACCAGTAAAACCTTTTTACGGTTGGTCTGTCCTGATGCAATGGAAATATTACGATTTTTAAGCCCGAGTCGGGCAGCTACAAATCTGGCAAGAGCCTTGTTCGCTTTATTATCAACAGCAGGCGCATTAATTCTCACGCGCACACTGCCCTGATACTCCCCGGTAACACCTTCAGTTCTGGCGCCGGGCTGTACCCATACGGAAAGCTTCCATGAGCGGCTTCCGCAGGGTCGAATATAAGATGGGAGTTCAGTAATAACTATGCTCACTTAGCTTTTTTGAAGAATTTGAGTTTAGATTCAATTGCTTCAACCTTCTCAAGCTCCGGGCTGCTGATCTCAAGCGTCCTTAAGTGAGATTCAAGAAGTGCTTTGAGTTCAACTTCAAATCTGGTTCTCTGCCTCTTAAGCTCGTTGATATCTTCATGAATCTGAGCCAGACGATTATGAGCCTGCTGCAAAATCACTTCAGCTCTTGAATGAGCTTCATTGATAATAACTTCAGCTTCCTTTCTGGCAGCAGCTTTCAAATCATCAACCATTTTCTGGGTAGTCATCAAAG harbors:
- the ilvB gene encoding biosynthetic-type acetolactate synthase large subunit, whose translation is MELTGAQIFLECLKKEGVDVVFGFPGGAVLDIYNELPNYPFKHILVRHEQGAIHAADGYARATGEAGVCLVTSGPGATNTVTGIATAYMDSIPVVIFTGQVPTPLIGNDAFQEVDIVGITRPCTKHNYLVKDIKDLAYTVRQAFYLARSGRPGPVLVDLPKDVMQQKVEFVWPEDVTLRSYNPNLKPHTRQIKKVAQLIEKAERPLIYAGGGVISSGAEDELTWLARSLNIPVTATLMGLGAFPGDDSLFLGMLGMHGTYAANMAINNADLVLAIGARFDDRVTGKVDTFAPKATLVHIDIDPTSIQKNVAVHVPLVADCKSALSALKSEMEPNLDSVDWEMSHAVWVRQVQEWADLHPLRYKKGSKLIKPQYVVEKIYEISEGDAIIATEVGQNQMWAAQFYKYKRSKTFLSSGGLGTMGYGFPAAIGAQMAFPDKLVVNIAGDGSIQMNIQEMMTAVCNNLPVKIVILNNGYLGMVRQWQELFYDRNYSETCMDAQPDFVKLAEAYGAAGFRVTEEKDVEPVLKEAFALNKPVIVDVRVDPEENVYPMVPAGASLTDMLLV
- a CDS encoding RNA recognition motif domain-containing protein, with amino-acid sequence MSKNIYVGNLPWSASEEDVKVLFEEFGEVISVKLITDRETGRPRGFGFVEMEDDGAIKAIESLDGNDFGGRNLKVNEARPREERPRRW
- a CDS encoding DivIVA domain-containing protein; this encodes MSLSKIDLLNKKFSKSLFGYSKSEVDQLMIELADVLGTTADEKKQLMKKVGRRESTITEFRQREETLRDTLMTTQKMVDDLKAAARKEAEVIINEAHSRAEVILQQAHNRLAQIHEDINELKRQRTRFEVELKALLESHLRTLEISSPELEKVEAIESKLKFFKKAK
- the tsaA gene encoding tRNA (N6-threonylcarbamoyladenosine(37)-N6)-methyltransferase TrmO, which produces MDTTLKIIGYVRSDFKKRTETPKQGDEGGIEATVEINEEYAEAMQGLTVGLEIVLLTWLHGADRSYKKVHPRGDESKPKRGVFSTRSPDRPNPVGIHPVTITDIDGLKIKVHPLEAIDGTPLVDIKNDYHPKNR
- the ilvC gene encoding ketol-acid reductoisomerase, giving the protein MKVYYEDDADLNLLKDKTVAIIGYGSQGHAHAQNLRDSGIKVVVGQRPGGANYELAKEHGFEPVSAAEAAAAADLIMVLLPDQVQAEVYKNDIKPHLKPGNVLAFGHGFNVHFEQIVPDADIDVILAAPKGPGHLVRRTYTEGGAVPAIIAVDQDASGKAFDIALAYAKGIGATRSGVLETTFREETETDLFGEQAVLCGGLSELIKAGFETLVEAGYRPEIAYFECLHECKLIIDLIYEGGLAKMRDSISDTAEYGDLTRGPRVINEESRKEMKKILKEIQQGEFAKEFMVENQSGKAHFSAMRRINREHQIEEVGTELRKMMSWLKK
- a CDS encoding DUF465 domain-containing protein; the encoded protein is MEQKDIDLIEQLVGQDSEIDSLWAQHKNYQKIIDKMERKSYLNETETQEVKELKKKKLAGKTKLHALLEKHK
- the infA gene encoding translation initiation factor IF-1, whose amino-acid sequence is MAKEEGIAVNGTVEEALPNAMFRVELENGHVVLAHISGKMRKFRIRVMPGDKVTVELSPYDLTRGRITYRPR
- the ilvN gene encoding acetolactate synthase small subunit, whose translation is MRHTLSVTVENEPGVLSRVVGLFSGRGFNIESLNVATTLEDGVSHMTITTIGDEQIIEQIVKQLRKLVTVIKVVDLTEHKAVEREMVIIKVHAEDAKRAEILRIVDIFRCKVVDVSVDELSIEVTGDLGKIEALINLLVRFGIKEIARTGTVAMKRALQA
- a CDS encoding DUF167 domain-containing protein gives rise to the protein MSIVITELPSYIRPCGSRSWKLSVWVQPGARTEGVTGEYQGSVRVRINAPAVDNKANKALARFVAARLGLKNRNISIASGQTNRKKVLLVESDVEPHWDGIIPTGV
- the thiL gene encoding thiamine-phosphate kinase, which translates into the protein MTQLSSEQDFLTLIDKYFPSENGHITLGRGDDCSILRTDKELCISKDLFLEDIHFRRSYFSAADIGYKSLAVNISDIAAMGGRPKGFELGLIIPPSLGIDFWEPFFQAMSDLAKTNNIILAGGDLSKGQYLGISITVWGEPAENGIFLSRGNAKIGDILFLHGQAGMARTGLLALEELGPQAAKLYPESVKAHLRPTMRVKEGLKLAASSHVRGLMDLSDGLARDLPRFLNCCTGSLGAEISLPESSLHPEIIHYAKSKSASACDHAYLGGEDYALFGAVSAKGFKELTSSIPDLKAIGKITAGSKIYLNGAIYAADGFDHFSK